Sequence from the Nitrosopumilus maritimus SCM1 genome:
AGCAATGACTGGTATGGGTAAAAGTAATCTTGTATCACTAGTTACAAAACAAATTTCAAAATTAAAAGGGACTGTAATAATTTTTGATTATCACAATGACTACACAACATTAAACATTCCAAGAATTAATGTGGTTGACGCAAAAATTAATCCAAGATTACTTGACGCAGATCAACTTTCAGAAGTTCTAGAAATCAGGGACGGTGCAAATGTTCAACAAAGAGTACTAAGAATGGCATTTACAAAACATGTCAAAGAATCAAAAGAATTTTGGAGTAAATTAGAAAATGAAATTGATTTTATTGTGAATTCAGAAGATAAAAAACTAAAAGAGATTAGAACATCAGCATATAGAGTTCAAGATATAATAGAAGAAGCTCAAAAAAGATTTGAAGATATTTTAGATCCTGATATGGGAGATCCAATTAGTTTTATCAAAGAAGGTCGTACCAATGTTCTCAATATTTCAGAATTGTCTGAAAAACAAGCAAATGTTGCAGTTGCATTTTACTTGCAACAACTACTCAAAGACAGAAAAGATGCAAGTATTGCAAGACACGGTAAAAGTAAGAGAGAAAGAAACTATAGATTCAATTCTCCTATTTTTGTAATTATTGAAGAAGCACATGTTTTCATTCCAAAAGACCACGATACTAGTGCAAAATATTGGGCAGCAAAGATTGCCAGAGAAGGAAGAAAGTTTGGATTGGGATTAGGAGTTGTATCTCAGAGACCTCGAAGTGTAGATCTTAATGTTCTCAGTCAGATGGGCTCTTTTGCAATAATGAAGATAATTCAAGAAGATGATCAGCGCCAAATAGCCTCAGCAACAGAGTCAACTAGCCGTGAATTGATTGCTCAGTTGACCTCACTGAATGTGGGTGATGCAGTTCTAGTAGGACAATGGACAAATTTGCCATCACTAGTACATGTTGAAGAAGTAAAAGAAAAAATCATGGGAGCAGACCAAAGTGCAGTAAATGCTTGGGCCAATGCAGAAAAGATGAAAGAAGTTGCAGTAGAATCAACACAAGGACTCGTTCAAAAAGATTTGTTATTAGACTGATGCAGTTTTCACATATTTCAGATACTCATTTAGGATTAGTACAGTATGGTTCAGAAGAACGTGCACAAGATGTCTATGATGTGTTTAACCAAGCAATTGACACGTCAATTAAAGATCATGTTGATTTTGTAATATTTGCAGGGGACATTTTTCATGTTCCAAATCCAAACGGCACTGCAATTGTACAGATGGCAAATGGGTTAAAGCGATTAAAACAAAACAACATAGATTCATTTTTCATTTTAGGAGAACATGATATTAGTAGAATTAGAACAACACCCATTCCCTATGTATACCACAATTTAGAATTCTCAAAGTATATTGGTCAAGGAAAACCAATAGAGTACAAAGGAGTTCTTCTTGCAGGTTTTGATAAGATAAGAAAAACAGAAATTCCTCAATACGAAGAAAAGTTTGCAGAAGTAGACAAAGCTGCTCAAAACTTTTCAGGACATAAAATTTTAGTTTTACATCAAGGCATAACAGAGTTTAACAAATTTGCAGGAGAGTTGCAATCAACTGATCTTCCAAAAAATTTTACATATTATGCAATGGGGCATCTTCATGATACAGATGTTAAAAAATTCAATCATCTAAATGGACCAATTGCATATCCGGGTTCAATTGAACTTACAACAAGTGAAGGAATCAAAGAAACAAAGAAAGGATTCTTCGAAGTAGATATTTCAGGACAAGAAGCAAATCCAAACTGGATTGAACTTGATACAAGACCACAGTTTTCATTCAAGACAGATTATCAAGAGATATCAAAGACCATAGATGAAATTTCAGAGAAAATTACTAGTCTTTCAAAAAAGCCTATCGTGGAGGTCAACATTCAAGGTGAAAACATAGAGACGGACCACATCCAGGCACAAATTGCCAGGCTCAACTCCATAGTTTTGAGATGTTTTTGGCGAATCAGTACAAAGCAAGTTTCAGATTCATCAGTATTCCTAGACAAACCAAACATCATAGATGATGAGATGTTTAGACTTTCAGTTGATGCATTAGGCTCAGAGCAGGCTGCCAATCTTGCCATCAAGGAACTTCTACCAGTTTTATCATCAGGACAAATTCAAGAAGCATCGCAGATAATCATTGAAAATTTTGAAAAATTCAAAAAGGAGAGAAAACAATGATCACATCAATTGAATTGGGGGATTTTTTAGCACATTCAGATACAAAACTAGAGTTTGATAACGGGGTAACTGTTTTTGTAGGACATAACGGTGCAGGAAAATCAAGTATTATTGATGCAATTACATTTGCATTGTTTGGACAACATACAAGAAAATCAAACAAAGGGTTAATCAAACGTGGTGCAAATCAAGGATATTCCAAAGTAAATTTTTCAGTTAATGGAAAATCCTTTGAAGCTGTAAGAAAGATTGACAGTAAAGGAACTCTTTCAGCAAAATTCACTGAAATTGTAGGAGATGAAAAAATAGAGATTGCAGCAGGTGAACGAAAACAGTTTGGGGAATCAATGACTCAAGAAGTTGAAAAAGCAATTGGATTAGACTTTGAAAAATTAAAAGTTGCATCAATTGTACAACAAGGAGAATTAAATGCAATAATCAATGCAAAACCAAAAGAGTTCAAAGAATTGCTGAATGCAATCATAGGGATTGACAAGCTTGATGTTGCTTCTGAATCAATGAAGACCGTAAACAAAGAATTTCGTGAAAGCATTAGATCAAGAATTGGATATGATGATACACATATCGATATTTTGTCAAGAGAATTAGAAAAATATCAAAACGAAATCAAGGAATCAGAGCCCCAAAAAATTCAATTAGAAAATAAACAAAAACAATTACAGAGTGAAGTTGAAGAGTTAAGGAAAAAAGTGGAAACTGAAGCCCCAAAAATTGACAAACTCAATCAACTTGAAGCAAGAAAAAGAGAGTTAATTGAATATGCAAAAGAGGCAATTCATGAGATTCAGCAAGAAATAAGCGAAAATGAGCGTAAAATACGTGATTGTGAGGGATGTTTTGAGTACGCTAGCCTCAAAGAGGATTTAGAGTCCAAAATTCAAAAAGTTGAGCAGGCAGTAGAGGAGACATTAAAGAAAATACAAGAGATGAAAAGCCAAACTGCATCGCTTAGAGAAAAGCAATCACTTGCTACAAAACTCCAGCTCAAGGACAATAAATGTCCAGTATGTGATTCAGATGTAGAAAAGCTAAATCCATTATTCCAAGAAGAACACCTTAAACAAGAACTAAAAACACTTCAAGATCAAATTATCTTAAAAGAAAAAGAGCATCAGATGTACAATCAAAAAAGAAATGAATTCTCAGAAAAACTACAATCAGCAAGAGATGCAGAAGCAACCCTCAGAGCTCATTCAATTTCATCCAAAGAAGAATTAGATAAGATTCAAGAAGAAGTTAAGATAAAAAAAGAAAACATACAAAAAATTCCTTCAACTAATAATTCAAATTTAATTGAAATATCACAGATTGACTCTCATGCAAAGACAATTTTTGAAAATATTTCACAATTAGAATCAGAAACAAAGGGATTTGATGAGCAAGAATTCATTAATCTTAAAAAAAGTGTTAACGAAAAACAGATGAAACTATCAAATATTGATCAACAAATAGGAGCAATTTTAGAAAAGATTTCAAAAGGAGTTGAGCAAATCAAAATTTTTGAAAATGCAATTTCAGAATTAAAAGTTGTAAAAGAATATGTTACAAATCTTGATGATATACAGAATAATGTATTTAGCAGAGACGGTCCAGTAGCTACAAGTTTGAGATCATGGGCACTGAATGCAATTTCAGCAAAAGCATCAGAGTATCTTGCGTTACTTAACACAAAAATTCAAAGAATTCAACTTACTGAAAAGACAAGAGATATTTCAATAATATGTAATTCAAAGAGTGAGGAGTTAGATTTGGAATCACTTAGCGGAGGAGAAAAGGTCAGCGTAGCATTATCATTACGATTGGGTATGGCAAATCTACTTGGAGGATCAAATCTTAACTTGATGATTCTAGATGAGCCTACAACCCACCTTGATGCTGAGAGAAAAAAATCACTAGTTAGTGTGCTGTCGCAGTTATCAAATATTTCAAATTCAGAAACACCAATGCAATTTATCATAATTACGCACGATGCAGAGATTTTTGAAGATTCTACAGTGGAACAAATTTACAAATTTGAATCATCTGAGCAAGGTAGCAGAGTCACATTACTCAATTGAGCACAAACTAAGGCATACCGCAAAAGGATTGGTATTATGATATATCACCACTCGTGTTGTACTCTATGAATCAACAAACACTCACATCAGGAAAAGAAAACGACAGTAGTTTTTTAGAGTCATCTTCTAGTCGTTGCTTTTCATTCGTTTTTTCCTTACCAAACGAGACCGTCAATACCCCTGCATCTGATGTGAGGTTTGTTTTTTCAAATACAAAACCCATAGACATCAGATTTTTCTTAGATGATAATGGAGAGATTCATTCTAGTTTAAGAATAGTTCCAGAATCAAAACAGAAAACAAAACAAGAAAATATGTTGATCTCTAAAAAAGAGATAAAAGAAAATAATGAAAAAACATTAGAAGAAATTAAGAATACATCAATAGAAAAAATAGATTTAGAGTCTACGCCAGAAATACCAAAAGTTCGAAAGAGAGGAAGACCAAAGGGTTCTAAAAACAAGAAAACAAAAACAATTCCAGATGAAAAGAAATTTCAGCAAGAATGGTTTGAGACAAATGCAGAGTTTAAAGCAAGAGTTGCTGAAGAGATGAAAGTAATTAACGCTCAAGCAGCATAGGTGATAAAAAATTTAATTAAATAAATGCATACAGGTAACTAAATTGGGGCAAAATGGCATTAGGAAAAAATAAAATTTTATGGGGATTATTAGGATTAATCATAATATCGGTTATAGTCACAGGATTCTACATTAATGATTTTACAAAAACAAACATTCGTGAATCACTAATTGAAGAAAAAACTGAAATCCAAATGATTATGACCAAAAGTCTTGCAGCATCTGTTAATTCAGAGTTTCAGAGACTTTTGACAGATATGAAAACTATTTCAGAATCTGCACAAGTTCAAGAAAGTCTAACAAGTAGTCAAACACAAGAATATCTTTCAAACAGATGGAATAATATTAATTCAATTACAAAGATCTCAGACATATTTTTGACAGATGACTCACTTACAATAGTATCACAGGTAAATGATGAAAAATTTCGCCTAGTGGGATTAAATTTGCAAAATATTCAATCTAGTGAAGAATTCAAGGCTAAACCAGGGTATTCAGGAGAGATATTTAGCACAGATGGGATTTATCGAGTACTTGTATCAAGCCCAATTATTGATTCAGAATCAGGGGAATTCAAAGGGATTGTGTTTGGGATAGTTGAACCATCAGAAATCATCTCAAAATATATCGGAATTTATGAAATTGACATATCATCGATTACCATATTTGATGAAAATCAAAAAATCCTATTTGCTGAAAATACTGATTTACTTGGAAAAGAATTTTCAAGTTATTTTGCACAAAGATATTTTGGGGAAAATGAAATTCAAAATTCTCATTATGAAAATATTTTCTTAGGAAATACAGATTCATTTGTGTATGAAGCACATAGATTTGGAGATGTGATAAGCACAGGAACTCCTGTATCAATAGAAGAAAAAAACAGATTCTTTTTCTTTGTAACAACTCCAGTAAATCAAATAGTTGAAGATATTGAAGACAATCTATTTGTTGAGGATCTAAAGAATAATTTAATTTTATTTATAATAACAATTTTGTTTATTGTGATTGTCATTAAACGAGTTAGATCGATTGAAAATGAAAAACTGTTAGTCATAGGACAGCTTGCATCAAACATTGCACATGATATAAGAAATCCTCTTGGAACTATACGTAGTTCAGTTACAAGAATTGAGAAACAAAATGAAACAATAAATGAAACAATAAATCAAGAAACAGAAAGAATCAAACGCTCAGTTGCAAGAATGAATCACCAAGTAGAAAGTGTCTTAAATTATGTAAGAACAACTCCCCTCAATTTATCTGAAAACTCACTAAATGATTTAATTCAATCATCTATAAACTCACTTGTCATCCCAAAAAATATTGAACTTAACATTCCAAAAGAAGACATAAAATTTGAATGTGATTCAGATAAATTCAAAGTTGTTTTTGAGAATCTACTGCTAAATGCAGTTCAGTCAATTGATTCAAAAGAAGGTAAAATTAGCATAAATTCAAACCAAAACGAAAAAGAAATTACAATATCATTTGAGAATTCGGGTCCAAATATTACAGAAGAAAACATTTCAAAAATTTTCAGGCCACTCTTTACCTCAAAACTTAAAGGAACAGGACTTGGTCTTTCAAGTTGCCAGAACATTATCACGCAACATCAAGGTACAATTTTGGTGACAAATAATCCAGTAACATTTACCATTAAAATCCCAAAAAATTTAAGGAAAGAAAAGTAATCGGATAGAATTGGAAAGAGCCACTAAGATCCTACTAGTAGATGATGACTCAGATTACTTGGAAGTTACACAGTTAATGTTAATGGATGAAGGTTATGATGTCATACCTGCCATCAATGGAGAAGACGGCATAACAAAATTTCGAGAATCAAAGCCAGATATCGTATTCTTAGACATAAAGATGCCAGGAATTGATGGATATGAAGCATTTTTTCGAATAAAAAAGATAGATTCAGATGCAAAAATTGTGTTTGCGTCAAGCTATGCATTAGAAAATGAAAAATACAAAAAAGCAAAAGAGATGGATTTGTGTGGAATCATTAACAAACCTGCAGATTTTGATGAGTATGAAAAAATGATAAAAAAATATGCAAAAAACGATTAAAAAATTCCAGAGTTTTTCAAGATTTTAGTTCTATCTTTAAAATAGAGTTCAGATTCCTTAAAAAATTCCTTATACCAAGTTGCAATTTCTTTGTCCTTTTTAAAAATTGCATGTAATTTTTCAACGCCAGAAAGAGTATTTTTCCCCTTTCTTTGATTTTGATATAGAATACAAGTGTAAAACCAGTACGAGATTTGTTCAGAAAGATCTTTTTCAGAAATGAATTCATAAAATTTTCTATATTTGAAATTCAAATATGACATTAGTTCATACAAAGGTGATTTTTCCAAAGATAGTTCAGGATTATCAAGTAGTAATCCTCTTGCAAGAATTTGAATTTTATAAACATCATCATCTACTAGGGATTTTAGAAATTCCCATTTTCCAAAAAGTTTTGGCATAAAAATAGCATATTTTGCTGCCATTTGATCAATTTCTTTTTTACTTAAATTCAAGACATCAAGACAATAAAGAATTCCTGGAAGTGATAGTCGGTATGTATCAGAATATCCTTTGTTGAACTTTTGACCATCGTTAATTACTAAACCTAATTCCATTATTCCAGAAGAGTGTTTACCTCTATCAGTACGTCCTTTGATTAATCGTCTATACTCTTTTTCTTTTGTTCTAATTGTAGAAACATCATTTGGATGTTTTATCTTTGCCATTTCCCATGTAGTACAAGTTCCATGAAGAAACAACACATGTAACAATTTTTGGACATTTTCATGATGTTTGATTTTTTTAATTGAAGAGAACCTATCACCATAAAGTCTATGAACAGTGGGCCTAAGATAGAATTTGTATGAATATAGATTTCCATATTTTGTAGTATTTTCTTCTGTAGACATACCGCAAATGGATTGGTATTGTCATATATAACAATTATCTAAATTAATCAAACGCCCCAAATGACAGCCAGGTCGATTTTTTTATGGCCCGGCAGTCCTATTTCGTTCCTAATTTTCCAAAATAATTTAAAAAAATATACAACGTAAAAATTCATTCAAAATCAATCAAAAGCCATACCGCAAATGGATTGGTATTGTCATATATCACTTATCTGTAGTAATAATAGAAATTCATGTTATCCTTGGGGGGAAGAAATTCCTCCCAAGTCCTATTTCGGAGAAAAAAATGCCAAATACAATATGCAGAACATGCGGAATCGAAATATGGGAATCGTATAATTATTGTTCAAAACACATGCCAGAATTTTTAGATTGTTTCTACAAAAATTTACAATCACAAAAAACATTCAGATAAAAAACTAATCAATAGCATACCGCATTAA
This genomic interval carries:
- a CDS encoding response regulator, with the protein product MERATKILLVDDDSDYLEVTQLMLMDEGYDVIPAINGEDGITKFRESKPDIVFLDIKMPGIDGYEAFFRIKKIDSDAKIVFASSYALENEKYKKAKEMDLCGIINKPADFDEYEKMIKKYAKND
- a CDS encoding AAA family ATPase, translated to MITSIELGDFLAHSDTKLEFDNGVTVFVGHNGAGKSSIIDAITFALFGQHTRKSNKGLIKRGANQGYSKVNFSVNGKSFEAVRKIDSKGTLSAKFTEIVGDEKIEIAAGERKQFGESMTQEVEKAIGLDFEKLKVASIVQQGELNAIINAKPKEFKELLNAIIGIDKLDVASESMKTVNKEFRESIRSRIGYDDTHIDILSRELEKYQNEIKESEPQKIQLENKQKQLQSEVEELRKKVETEAPKIDKLNQLEARKRELIEYAKEAIHEIQQEISENERKIRDCEGCFEYASLKEDLESKIQKVEQAVEETLKKIQEMKSQTASLREKQSLATKLQLKDNKCPVCDSDVEKLNPLFQEEHLKQELKTLQDQIILKEKEHQMYNQKRNEFSEKLQSARDAEATLRAHSISSKEELDKIQEEVKIKKENIQKIPSTNNSNLIEISQIDSHAKTIFENISQLESETKGFDEQEFINLKKSVNEKQMKLSNIDQQIGAILEKISKGVEQIKIFENAISELKVVKEYVTNLDDIQNNVFSRDGPVATSLRSWALNAISAKASEYLALLNTKIQRIQLTEKTRDISIICNSKSEELDLESLSGGEKVSVALSLRLGMANLLGGSNLNLMILDEPTTHLDAERKKSLVSVLSQLSNISNSETPMQFIIITHDAEIFEDSTVEQIYKFESSEQGSRVTLLN
- a CDS encoding ATP-binding protein, translated to MSLGFVIGESKPTFVTAITSRALSVGEYIKIGSDEGEILGLVEKSSVTSAAFTDVRNFDEAAESTEIAELNKRDKTFTAHIGILGFLENLRKGQSIIPAIPPIPGTEITQPSKQDLEEIFSPKNDGWVKIGNLLRNKTIDAKVNLDKIVSRHLGILAMTGMGKSNLVSLVTKQISKLKGTVIIFDYHNDYTTLNIPRINVVDAKINPRLLDADQLSEVLEIRDGANVQQRVLRMAFTKHVKESKEFWSKLENEIDFIVNSEDKKLKEIRTSAYRVQDIIEEAQKRFEDILDPDMGDPISFIKEGRTNVLNISELSEKQANVAVAFYLQQLLKDRKDASIARHGKSKRERNYRFNSPIFVIIEEAHVFIPKDHDTSAKYWAAKIAREGRKFGLGLGVVSQRPRSVDLNVLSQMGSFAIMKIIQEDDQRQIASATESTSRELIAQLTSLNVGDAVLVGQWTNLPSLVHVEEVKEKIMGADQSAVNAWANAEKMKEVAVESTQGLVQKDLLLD
- a CDS encoding metallophosphoesterase family protein, which codes for MQFSHISDTHLGLVQYGSEERAQDVYDVFNQAIDTSIKDHVDFVIFAGDIFHVPNPNGTAIVQMANGLKRLKQNNIDSFFILGEHDISRIRTTPIPYVYHNLEFSKYIGQGKPIEYKGVLLAGFDKIRKTEIPQYEEKFAEVDKAAQNFSGHKILVLHQGITEFNKFAGELQSTDLPKNFTYYAMGHLHDTDVKKFNHLNGPIAYPGSIELTTSEGIKETKKGFFEVDISGQEANPNWIELDTRPQFSFKTDYQEISKTIDEISEKITSLSKKPIVEVNIQGENIETDHIQAQIARLNSIVLRCFWRISTKQVSDSSVFLDKPNIIDDEMFRLSVDALGSEQAANLAIKELLPVLSSGQIQEASQIIIENFEKFKKERKQ
- a CDS encoding PAS domain-containing sensor histidine kinase, which gives rise to MALGKNKILWGLLGLIIISVIVTGFYINDFTKTNIRESLIEEKTEIQMIMTKSLAASVNSEFQRLLTDMKTISESAQVQESLTSSQTQEYLSNRWNNINSITKISDIFLTDDSLTIVSQVNDEKFRLVGLNLQNIQSSEEFKAKPGYSGEIFSTDGIYRVLVSSPIIDSESGEFKGIVFGIVEPSEIISKYIGIYEIDISSITIFDENQKILFAENTDLLGKEFSSYFAQRYFGENEIQNSHYENIFLGNTDSFVYEAHRFGDVISTGTPVSIEEKNRFFFFVTTPVNQIVEDIEDNLFVEDLKNNLILFIITILFIVIVIKRVRSIENEKLLVIGQLASNIAHDIRNPLGTIRSSVTRIEKQNETINETINQETERIKRSVARMNHQVESVLNYVRTTPLNLSENSLNDLIQSSINSLVIPKNIELNIPKEDIKFECDSDKFKVVFENLLLNAVQSIDSKEGKISINSNQNEKEITISFENSGPNITEENISKIFRPLFTSKLKGTGLGLSSCQNIITQHQGTILVTNNPVTFTIKIPKNLRKEK